In Jannaschia sp. M317, a single genomic region encodes these proteins:
- a CDS encoding mandelate racemase/muconate lactonizing enzyme family protein, translating into MTRITSVEPRLFHIPLAEVLVDAKHGDHHHFELVTCTIRMDDGSEGTGYTYTGGKGGHAILAMIEHDLAPFLMGQDGSKVEDLFEEMLWHIHYVGRGGIASFAISAVDIALWDARGKREGRSLVQMVGGNDTTCNAYCGGIDLGFTLPKLLDSVRGYLAKDAGGVKIKIGLPLAEDVARIKAVRELIGPDMPFMVDANYSMTVDQAIEAAKAFAPYDLTWFEEPIIPDDYLGYARVAATGIPVAMGENLHIIEEFDHAFAQSNLSFVQPDGSNCGGITGFLKVADRAQKQDVILCSHGMQELHVSLISGCKGDGWIEVHSFPIDEYTTRPLVIKGGRAVAPDVPGSGVTFDWAKLDAADLLQK; encoded by the coding sequence TTGACCCGGATCACCTCTGTCGAGCCGCGCCTGTTCCATATCCCCCTTGCCGAAGTGCTGGTGGATGCCAAGCACGGCGATCACCACCACTTCGAGCTTGTCACCTGCACGATCCGCATGGACGACGGGTCCGAAGGCACCGGCTATACCTATACCGGCGGCAAGGGCGGCCATGCCATCCTGGCCATGATCGAACACGACCTGGCCCCGTTCCTGATGGGTCAGGACGGATCGAAGGTCGAAGACCTGTTCGAAGAAATGCTGTGGCATATCCACTATGTCGGGCGCGGCGGCATCGCGTCATTTGCCATCTCGGCGGTGGATATCGCGCTGTGGGATGCACGCGGCAAGCGCGAGGGCCGGTCCCTGGTGCAGATGGTCGGCGGCAACGACACCACCTGCAACGCCTATTGCGGCGGCATCGACCTGGGCTTCACCCTGCCCAAATTGCTCGATTCGGTACGCGGTTACCTGGCCAAGGACGCCGGCGGCGTGAAGATCAAGATCGGCCTGCCCCTGGCCGAGGACGTCGCCCGCATCAAGGCCGTGCGGGAGCTGATCGGCCCCGACATGCCGTTCATGGTCGACGCCAATTATTCCATGACCGTCGATCAGGCGATCGAGGCGGCGAAGGCCTTTGCGCCCTATGACCTGACCTGGTTCGAAGAACCGATCATCCCGGATGATTATCTGGGCTATGCAAGGGTTGCGGCAACTGGTATACCAGTTGCCATGGGAGAGAACCTGCATATCATCGAAGAATTCGACCACGCGTTCGCGCAGTCGAACCTGTCCTTCGTTCAGCCCGATGGGTCGAACTGTGGCGGGATCACGGGCTTTCTCAAGGTTGCGGACCGGGCGCAGAAACAGGACGTGATCCTGTGCAGCCACGGGATGCAGGAATTGCACGTCAGCCTGATTTCCGGGTGCAAGGGGGATGGCTGGATCGAGGTCCATTCCTTCCCCATCGACGAATACACGACCCGCCCTCTGGTGATCAAAGGGGGCCGCGCCGTGGCCCCTGACGTCCCCGGCAGCGGCGTCACCTTTGATTGGGCCAAGCTCGACGCGGCCGATCTGCTTCAGAAATAA
- a CDS encoding FCD domain-containing protein, with protein sequence MDTTSAAPTGRAADAVVAALEARIASGDLVDSEPLPAERDLMKEFGASRTVIREAISALNTRGLIESRPRFRPIVRKPGYDAVLQAAGKVVPHLLTQDGGIRNLYDSRVFLERALVREAAVAATRDDIAALRAALVANEAAIPDSLAFYRTDTAFHGTLYAMRGNPIYPAIHEGYTNWLAPHWEKMLRSPERNHANYLAHKAIFDAILERDPDAADAALRRHLTAAWDYVSVTFDLE encoded by the coding sequence ATGGACACGACATCCGCCGCACCCACAGGCCGCGCTGCCGATGCCGTCGTCGCCGCACTGGAGGCGCGCATCGCCTCTGGCGACCTGGTCGACAGTGAGCCCTTGCCCGCCGAACGCGACCTGATGAAGGAATTCGGAGCCTCGCGCACCGTCATCCGCGAGGCGATTTCCGCTCTCAACACCCGTGGCCTGATCGAAAGCCGTCCGCGGTTTCGCCCGATCGTGCGCAAGCCCGGCTATGACGCCGTATTGCAGGCGGCGGGCAAGGTGGTGCCGCATCTGCTGACCCAGGACGGCGGCATCCGGAACCTGTATGACAGCCGCGTCTTTCTGGAACGCGCCCTGGTGCGCGAGGCCGCCGTCGCCGCCACCCGCGACGACATCGCCGCCCTGCGTGCCGCACTGGTCGCGAACGAGGCGGCGATCCCCGATTCGCTGGCCTTCTACCGCACCGACACGGCGTTTCACGGCACGCTCTATGCGATGCGCGGCAACCCGATCTATCCCGCGATCCACGAAGGTTATACCAACTGGCTGGCCCCGCATTGGGAAAAGATGCTGCGGTCGCCGGAACGGAATCATGCCAACTATCTGGCGCACAAGGCGATCTTCGACGCGATCCTGGAACGCGACCCCGATGCCGCCGACGCCGCGCTGCGCCGCCACCTGACCGCGGCCTGGGATTACGTCAGCGTCACGTTCGACCTGGAATAG
- a CDS encoding ABC transporter substrate-binding protein: MNRRTILMGVTALGLAMTSMASAQGLPPLEKKERYKVGFSQMESNNPWRIAETKSFHDTAEACNWDLIATDAAGSAAKQVADVESMIAQGIDVLFLPPREEKPLIPAVKRAQAAGIPTFLVDRSVDPNAAVAGEDFVAFLGSDFIDQGRRVAEWLSENFEGEKGVIVQLEGTTGSSPANDRKKGFDDAIAADDRFEIVASQTGDFARDLGRQVMETLLQAHPDVNVVYAHNDEMAIGAIQALELAGRKPGEDVLVVSIDGTRDALQAIIDGKMGVTVESSPFFGPLACEVMNRYADGETIEPWVQVQDRIFTAANAADHIDEAY; this comes from the coding sequence ATGAACCGCAGAACAATCCTGATGGGCGTCACCGCGCTTGGCTTGGCAATGACCTCGATGGCATCGGCCCAGGGCCTGCCGCCGCTCGAGAAGAAAGAGCGCTACAAGGTCGGCTTCAGCCAGATGGAATCGAACAACCCCTGGCGCATCGCGGAAACTAAGTCGTTCCACGACACCGCCGAGGCCTGTAACTGGGACCTGATCGCCACCGACGCCGCCGGATCCGCGGCCAAGCAGGTCGCCGACGTGGAAAGCATGATCGCCCAGGGCATCGACGTTCTGTTCCTGCCGCCGCGTGAAGAAAAGCCGCTGATCCCCGCCGTGAAGCGCGCCCAGGCCGCTGGCATCCCCACCTTCCTGGTGGACCGTTCGGTCGATCCGAACGCCGCCGTCGCCGGTGAGGATTTCGTGGCCTTCCTGGGCTCCGACTTCATCGACCAGGGCCGTCGCGTGGCCGAATGGCTGTCGGAGAACTTCGAAGGTGAAAAGGGCGTGATCGTCCAGCTGGAAGGCACCACCGGTTCCTCGCCCGCCAACGACCGCAAGAAGGGCTTCGACGACGCCATCGCCGCCGATGACCGTTTTGAGATCGTGGCCAGCCAGACCGGCGACTTTGCCCGCGATCTGGGCCGTCAGGTCATGGAAACCCTGCTGCAGGCGCACCCGGACGTGAACGTGGTCTATGCCCACAACGACGAAATGGCGATCGGGGCCATCCAGGCGCTGGAACTGGCCGGGCGCAAGCCGGGCGAGGACGTGCTGGTCGTGTCGATCGACGGCACCCGCGACGCGCTGCAGGCGATCATCGACGGCAAGATGGGCGTGACGGTCGAAAGCTCGCCGTTCTTTGGCCCGCTGGCCTGCGAAGTGATGAACCGCTACGCCGACGGTGAAACGATCGAGCCCTGGGTGCAGGTGCAGGACCGTATCTTTACCGCCGCCAACGCCGCCGATCACATCGACGAAGCCTACTGA
- a CDS encoding zinc-binding dehydrogenase — MTSQAAFYRGDKTFTVESVEVPAPAAGQVQVDVAYCGICGTDLHIYLGHMDGRVGFERTIGHEMSGVISALGDGVEGLSVGDHIVVRPLDHCGECPACQAGHQHICHKLTFIGIDSTGAFQQKWNVPAHTIHVLPKDLDLSHAALIEPLAVACHDVDRGQVKPGEDVLVIGGGPIGMLVAMAARDAGANVTISEINPARLAYAQGIGFAVMNPKEVDVAKAMHETTGGKGADVVFEVSGTQPGVDLMTAAAATRGRIVMVAIHASKPQIDMFQFFWRELELIGARVYRPEDYDTAMALLAKGVVDCKSFITDIQGLDDIQSAFESLTQSPNAMKSMIRIQEPA; from the coding sequence ATGACCAGCCAGGCCGCCTTTTATCGGGGTGACAAGACGTTTACCGTCGAATCCGTCGAGGTGCCCGCCCCCGCCGCCGGCCAGGTACAGGTGGACGTCGCCTATTGCGGCATCTGCGGTACCGACCTGCACATCTATCTGGGCCACATGGACGGCCGCGTCGGGTTCGAGCGGACCATCGGCCACGAAATGTCCGGCGTGATCTCGGCGCTTGGCGACGGGGTCGAGGGTCTGTCCGTCGGCGATCATATCGTCGTGCGGCCCCTGGACCATTGTGGCGAATGCCCGGCCTGTCAGGCCGGTCATCAGCACATCTGCCACAAGCTGACCTTTATCGGCATCGACAGCACCGGCGCGTTTCAGCAGAAATGGAACGTCCCCGCCCATACCATCCACGTCCTGCCCAAGGATCTGGACCTGAGCCACGCCGCCCTGATCGAGCCTTTGGCCGTTGCCTGCCACGATGTCGATCGCGGCCAGGTCAAGCCGGGCGAAGACGTGCTGGTCATCGGCGGTGGCCCGATCGGGATGCTGGTCGCCATGGCCGCGCGCGACGCGGGCGCCAATGTCACCATCTCGGAGATCAACCCCGCGCGTCTGGCCTATGCCCAGGGCATAGGCTTTGCGGTGATGAACCCCAAGGAAGTGGACGTCGCCAAGGCGATGCACGAGACCACCGGCGGCAAGGGTGCCGATGTCGTCTTCGAGGTATCGGGCACCCAGCCTGGCGTTGACCTGATGACCGCCGCCGCCGCCACGCGGGGCCGCATCGTCATGGTCGCGATCCACGCCAGCAAGCCGCAGATCGACATGTTCCAGTTCTTCTGGCGCGAGCTGGAGCTGATCGGCGCACGGGTTTACCGCCCCGAAGACTACGACACCGCCATGGCCTTGCTGGCCAAGGGTGTGGTCGATTGCAAAAGCTTCATCACCGACATCCAGGGGCTGGACGACATCCAGTCCGCCTTTGAGTCCCTGACCCAAAGCCCCAACGCAATGAAATCCATGATCCGCATCCAGGAGCCCGCATAA
- a CDS encoding sugar ABC transporter ATP-binding protein, which produces MENLLSMASIAKAFNGVPALSDASLNIAPGEVHALIGQNGAGKSTLIKILTGVYTRDAGTIVFNGVESTISSPREAQETGIATIYQELNLVPLRSVTENVIMGYEPKQLGVFVDWKEAHRRTREILTRFGIDIDVKAPLGSYSTAIQQLVAIARAVSLDAKLVIMDEPTSSLDASEVQTLFGVVRGLRDAGVSVLYVSHFLDELFEICDRVTTMRDGRTVDLRAMEGTTKLELIGGMLGRDTKDIAAAGMTEFGGGAAKQGDVLLSAEGVATGPRLTRFDMKLHRGEIVGLGGLLGSGRTEAARALFGVDALTEGKITLKGRDGAPATAAEAIGAGIGYLTEDRKAEGIIPGMSVRENLTLALLPRLTRGGQIDRAREREIVQHYIDALGIKTADMEQPIRELSGGNQQKVLLARWLAVEPELLILDEPTRGVDVGAKREIQAIIRDFVAKGFGVVLISSEFEELVEGADRIVVLNEGKSVTELTNPGITEDILVGALAHGPSEGAAA; this is translated from the coding sequence ATGGAAAACCTTTTGTCTATGGCGTCCATCGCCAAGGCGTTCAACGGAGTGCCCGCGCTGTCGGATGCATCGCTGAACATCGCACCGGGCGAGGTGCATGCCCTGATCGGGCAGAATGGCGCGGGGAAATCCACGCTGATCAAGATCCTGACCGGGGTCTATACCCGCGATGCGGGCACCATCGTCTTCAACGGGGTCGAAAGCACGATTTCCAGCCCCCGCGAGGCACAGGAAACCGGCATCGCCACCATTTACCAGGAACTGAACCTGGTGCCGCTGCGCTCGGTCACCGAGAACGTCATCATGGGCTATGAGCCCAAGCAGCTGGGCGTTTTCGTCGACTGGAAAGAGGCGCACCGCCGCACCCGCGAGATCCTGACGCGGTTCGGCATCGACATCGACGTCAAGGCCCCGCTGGGCAGCTATTCCACCGCCATTCAGCAATTGGTCGCCATTGCGCGGGCGGTGTCGCTGGATGCCAAGCTGGTCATCATGGATGAGCCGACGTCCTCGCTCGATGCGTCCGAGGTGCAGACGCTGTTCGGGGTCGTGCGCGGCCTGCGGGACGCGGGGGTTTCGGTTCTTTATGTGTCGCACTTCCTCGATGAGCTGTTCGAGATCTGCGACCGGGTCACCACCATGCGCGACGGGCGCACCGTGGACCTGCGCGCCATGGAAGGCACCACCAAGCTGGAGCTGATCGGCGGCATGCTGGGCCGCGACACCAAGGACATCGCCGCCGCCGGCATGACCGAATTCGGGGGTGGGGCCGCCAAGCAGGGCGATGTCCTGCTGAGCGCCGAAGGCGTCGCCACCGGCCCGCGCCTGACCCGGTTCGACATGAAACTGCACCGGGGCGAAATCGTGGGCCTGGGCGGCCTGCTGGGATCGGGCCGGACCGAAGCGGCGCGCGCGCTGTTCGGGGTCGATGCCCTGACCGAGGGCAAGATCACCCTCAAGGGGCGTGACGGCGCCCCCGCCACCGCCGCCGAGGCCATCGGCGCGGGCATCGGTTACCTGACCGAGGACCGCAAGGCCGAGGGGATCATCCCCGGCATGTCGGTGCGCGAGAACCTGACGCTGGCGCTGTTGCCGCGCCTGACCCGGGGCGGTCAGATCGACCGCGCGCGCGAACGCGAGATCGTGCAGCACTACATCGACGCGCTCGGCATCAAGACCGCCGACATGGAACAGCCGATCCGCGAATTGTCGGGCGGCAATCAGCAGAAGGTCCTGCTGGCCCGCTGGCTGGCGGTGGAACCCGAACTGCTGATCCTGGACGAGCCGACGCGCGGCGTCGACGTGGGCGCCAAGCGCGAGATCCAGGCGATCATCAGGGACTTCGTGGCCAAGGGGTTCGGCGTGGTCCTGATCTCGTCCGAGTTCGAGGAACTGGTCGAGGGCGCGGACCGGATCGTCGTCCTCAACGAGGGCAAATCCGTCACCGAGCTGACCAACCCCGGCATCACCGAAGACATTCTCGTGGGCGCATTGGCCCACGGACCCAGCGAAGGAGCGGCGGCATGA
- a CDS encoding GMC family oxidoreductase, producing the protein MPTSYDHIVIGGGSAGCVTAARLVQGGARVLLLEAGHSHKHPLLDMPPGIFKMIGGSKYMRYHQTTPQAHLDGRVHDIPQGNVLGGGSSVNAQVYMRGRPADFDGWESVLRGNNDRIGWGWADVLPHFTGMEGNNRLIGDLHGADGPLQVSDPGHIDDMSRWFVQAVQTLGEPFNTDFNGASQRGVGFYQFTNRAGRRSSAAYAFIAPLDGNPNLEVRLHAEVSRILIEDGRAVGVEWKERGQTRSARAGGEVIVTAGALVTPKILMLSGIGPADHLTEHGIAVQADLPGVGQNLIDHPEVPITAYANGRYGYFKQGDGWRMIRNGVQFKMFGSGPVTSAGVEAGAFVNPTSPEAPPTIQAFCVPIVYLDRDAPKDLKDDYGLTITTVVVKPKSRGQVRLASADPGAMPVVSPNLLHHPDDMAEMVEGQRFFLRAFDADPLARRIDRVILPEARDDDSLRAHCKRFVKTNYHPAATARMGADGDPMAVLDARMRVRGIEGLRVADMSAVPDINAGNTNAVALMLGDRCADLILGRLG; encoded by the coding sequence ATGCCCACAAGTTACGACCATATCGTCATCGGCGGCGGCTCTGCCGGCTGTGTGACGGCCGCCCGCCTGGTGCAGGGCGGGGCCCGCGTTCTGCTGCTGGAGGCGGGGCATTCCCACAAACACCCCCTGCTCGACATGCCGCCGGGCATCTTCAAGATGATCGGCGGGTCGAAATACATGCGCTATCACCAGACGACGCCGCAGGCGCATCTGGACGGGCGCGTTCACGACATCCCGCAGGGCAACGTGCTGGGCGGCGGATCCTCGGTCAACGCGCAGGTCTATATGCGCGGGCGTCCCGCCGATTTCGACGGCTGGGAATCGGTGCTGCGCGGCAATAACGACCGTATCGGCTGGGGCTGGGCCGACGTGCTGCCGCATTTCACGGGGATGGAGGGGAACAACCGTCTGATCGGTGACCTGCACGGCGCCGACGGCCCCCTGCAGGTCAGCGATCCGGGCCATATCGACGACATGTCGCGCTGGTTCGTCCAAGCGGTTCAGACCCTGGGCGAGCCGTTCAACACCGATTTCAACGGCGCCTCGCAGCGCGGCGTCGGCTTCTACCAGTTCACCAATCGTGCCGGGCGGCGCAGCTCTGCCGCCTATGCCTTCATCGCGCCGCTGGACGGCAATCCCAACCTCGAGGTGCGCCTGCACGCCGAGGTCAGCCGCATCCTGATCGAAGACGGTCGCGCCGTGGGTGTCGAATGGAAGGAACGCGGCCAGACCCGCAGCGCGCGGGCCGGGGGCGAGGTGATCGTCACCGCCGGGGCGCTGGTCACGCCCAAGATCCTGATGCTGTCGGGGATCGGTCCCGCCGATCACCTGACCGAACACGGCATCGCGGTGCAGGCCGACCTGCCGGGCGTCGGCCAGAACCTGATCGACCATCCCGAGGTGCCGATCACCGCCTATGCCAACGGGCGTTATGGCTACTTCAAACAGGGTGACGGCTGGCGGATGATCCGCAACGGGGTGCAGTTCAAGATGTTCGGATCGGGGCCCGTCACCTCTGCCGGGGTGGAGGCGGGGGCCTTCGTTAACCCGACGTCACCCGAGGCCCCGCCGACGATTCAGGCCTTCTGCGTGCCGATTGTCTATCTGGACCGGGACGCGCCCAAGGACCTGAAGGACGACTACGGACTGACGATCACCACCGTTGTGGTCAAACCAAAGTCGCGCGGCCAGGTGCGCCTGGCTTCGGCAGATCCGGGCGCGATGCCGGTGGTGTCGCCCAACCTGCTGCACCATCCCGACGACATGGCCGAGATGGTCGAGGGGCAGCGGTTCTTCCTGCGCGCCTTCGACGCCGACCCGCTGGCGCGGCGCATCGACCGGGTGATCCTGCCAGAGGCGCGCGACGACGACAGCCTGCGCGCTCATTGCAAACGGTTCGTGAAAACCAACTACCACCCCGCCGCCACCGCCCGCATGGGGGCCGACGGCGACCCGATGGCAGTGCTGGATGCCCGGATGCGGGTGCGCGGGATCGAAGGGTTGCGGGTGGCCGACATGTCCGCCGTGCCCGACATCAACGCGGGCAATACCAATGCGGTCGCGCTGATGCTGGGCGACCGCTGCGCGGATCTGATCCTTGGGCGGTTGGGCTAG
- a CDS encoding aldehyde dehydrogenase family protein has translation MKPDYGPTIMKHELGEFGMLDAILSAGTVTAQGQFIGGGWVPAGTRSVIEVDNPADESIIATIPEGTAEDAAAAIEAAAAAGPAWAALPPIERAGWVRKLAAAVEANADALARIVTTEQGKPLDQAHGEVGAVLTFLTHAAEAARRIEGEIVASDNRDEEILIRRHPYGVVVGLTAWNYPMALAARKLGPALVAGNTFVLLGHEITPLSGLALAKLAESIGLPKGVFNVVTGRGPVVGQTMVEHAKTSLVTMTGSTRAGQQIFRAGAEGLKVLRLELGGKAPFIVMPGCDIDTAVAAAVTARYTNCGQICTCNERMYLHDSLAQEFLEKFTAASAALTVGNPMDKVDIGPKVSRLEVDKVADMIARGRDAGAEVLLEGGPLRDGAYAKGHWIAPTVLEVRDNAAPTIQEEVFGPVATALRVSSFDEAIACANDTPYGLSAYLWSGDAKQLARAPHELKFGELYINRANGEAVQGFHTGWGHSGLGGEDGRHGFDGYLRKQTTYNFWG, from the coding sequence ATGAAACCTGACTATGGTCCGACCATAATGAAGCACGAGCTTGGGGAATTTGGCATGCTGGATGCGATCCTGTCCGCGGGGACAGTCACGGCGCAGGGGCAGTTTATCGGCGGTGGCTGGGTGCCTGCGGGCACGCGCAGCGTCATCGAGGTCGACAACCCGGCTGACGAATCGATCATCGCGACGATCCCCGAAGGCACCGCCGAGGATGCCGCCGCCGCCATCGAGGCCGCCGCCGCCGCAGGGCCCGCCTGGGCCGCGCTGCCGCCGATCGAACGCGCCGGTTGGGTCCGCAAGCTGGCCGCCGCCGTCGAGGCAAACGCCGACGCGCTGGCGCGGATCGTGACCACCGAACAGGGAAAACCGCTGGATCAGGCCCATGGCGAGGTCGGCGCCGTCCTGACCTTTCTGACCCATGCCGCCGAAGCCGCGCGCCGGATCGAGGGCGAAATCGTCGCCTCGGACAACCGCGACGAGGAAATCCTGATCCGCCGCCACCCTTACGGCGTCGTCGTCGGTCTGACCGCCTGGAACTATCCCATGGCGCTGGCCGCGCGAAAGCTGGGGCCCGCGTTGGTGGCGGGGAACACCTTCGTTCTGCTGGGCCATGAGATCACGCCGCTGTCGGGTCTGGCCTTGGCGAAACTGGCCGAAAGCATCGGTTTGCCCAAGGGCGTGTTCAACGTCGTCACCGGGCGCGGCCCCGTGGTTGGTCAGACCATGGTGGAACATGCCAAGACATCGCTGGTCACCATGACCGGATCGACCCGCGCCGGTCAGCAGATTTTCCGCGCCGGTGCCGAAGGGCTGAAGGTGCTGCGGCTGGAACTGGGCGGCAAGGCCCCGTTCATCGTCATGCCCGGCTGCGACATCGACACCGCCGTCGCCGCCGCCGTGACCGCGCGCTATACCAATTGCGGCCAGATCTGCACCTGCAACGAGCGGATGTATCTGCACGACAGCCTGGCGCAGGAATTCCTGGAAAAGTTCACCGCTGCCTCGGCTGCTTTGACTGTGGGCAACCCCATGGACAAGGTCGACATCGGCCCCAAGGTCAGCCGGCTGGAGGTCGACAAGGTCGCCGACATGATCGCCCGTGGCCGCGACGCCGGGGCCGAGGTTCTGCTGGAAGGCGGACCGCTGCGTGACGGTGCCTATGCCAAGGGCCACTGGATCGCGCCCACCGTTCTGGAGGTGCGCGACAACGCCGCCCCCACCATCCAGGAAGAGGTTTTCGGCCCCGTCGCCACCGCCCTGCGGGTGAGCAGCTTTGACGAGGCGATCGCCTGCGCCAACGACACGCCCTACGGGTTGTCCGCCTACCTGTGGTCGGGCGACGCCAAACAGCTGGCGCGCGCGCCGCATGAGCTGAAGTTCGGCGAGCTGTATATCAACCGCGCCAACGGAGAGGCCGTTCAGGGCTTTCACACTGGCTGGGGTCATTCGGGTCTGGGCGGCGAGGACGGTCGCCATGGCTTCGACGGGTATCTGCGCAAGCAGACCACCTACAATTTCTGGGGCTGA
- a CDS encoding ABC transporter permease, which yields MNQDAFDLRRFVVGNPQSAAVWLALLALLIFGALRYDNFAGAYNFGSFLNYNSMFIVIAVGMCFVILTGGIDLSVGSVAAFTSVIAAYLSPWGIQVALPLAVLAGVAFGAFNAFCIIALRIPPFIATLATMLGAKGGALVISGASTIAVDWGSNFTNMGMNKAFGLVPWTIIVVAIVIVVFWIVLEKTSLGRTVLAIGGSEDASTLMGLPVNKAKAFVYLLSGGCAGLAGVILASGFGAGQPLEGIGWELSAIASVVVGGTLLTGGMGSVPATVAGALLLGLVFNILNFENGRGTISFSAYWQMVIRGGFLFAVILFQSRVMARTAVKGPTS from the coding sequence ATGAACCAGGACGCATTCGACCTGCGCCGCTTTGTTGTCGGCAACCCACAATCCGCCGCCGTGTGGCTGGCCCTGCTGGCGCTGCTGATCTTTGGCGCGCTGCGCTACGACAACTTTGCCGGGGCCTATAACTTCGGCTCGTTCCTCAACTACAATTCCATGTTCATCGTGATCGCGGTGGGGATGTGTTTCGTGATCCTGACCGGGGGCATCGACCTGTCGGTGGGATCGGTCGCGGCCTTTACCTCGGTGATCGCCGCCTACCTGTCGCCCTGGGGCATTCAGGTGGCGCTGCCGCTGGCGGTTCTGGCGGGGGTGGCCTTTGGGGCATTCAACGCCTTTTGCATCATCGCCCTGCGCATCCCGCCGTTCATCGCGACGCTGGCCACCATGCTGGGCGCCAAGGGCGGCGCGCTGGTGATTTCCGGGGCCTCGACGATTGCGGTCGATTGGGGATCGAACTTTACCAACATGGGTATGAACAAGGCCTTTGGTCTGGTGCCCTGGACCATCATCGTGGTGGCGATCGTGATCGTCGTGTTCTGGATCGTTCTGGAAAAGACATCCCTGGGGCGCACCGTGCTGGCCATCGGCGGGTCCGAGGATGCCTCGACCCTGATGGGTCTGCCGGTGAACAAGGCCAAGGCCTTTGTCTATCTGCTGTCGGGGGGCTGCGCGGGGCTTGCGGGCGTGATCCTGGCCTCGGGCTTTGGCGCGGGCCAACCGCTCGAAGGCATCGGCTGGGAGCTGTCGGCCATCGCCTCGGTGGTGGTGGGTGGCACGCTTTTGACCGGGGGCATGGGATCGGTGCCTGCGACGGTTGCGGGGGCGCTGCTGCTGGGCCTTGTGTTCAACATCCTGAACTTCGAAAACGGGCGCGGCACCATCAGCTTCTCCGCCTATTGGCAAATGGTGATCCGCGGTGGTTTCCTGTTTGCCGTGATCCTGTTTCAGTCGCGCGTGATGGCGCGCACCGCCGTGAAAGGACCCACCAGTTGA
- a CDS encoding ABC transporter permease, with translation MSVQDLDRPGGGFAWKPFLRDNGGIVALVVILLFNAIFTPNFLQAQTLFVNISQVATIAIVAMGMTLVIATGGIDLSVGAVMALSGALAPLIFLSDWAQGSPTLGLIAAIMLPMLAALACGLFNGLMVSILKVQPIIATLILFISGRGIAQVLTNGNLQTFSNPQFSYLGTGRVLGLPFQGWLALAIAVVLFLVMTRTAFGRYVLAVGGNERAAALSGGPVRRVKVGVYMICAGLSGLAGLIVVAINSASDAARNGQLMELDAIAAAVVGGALLQGGRAPIFGAILGAVIIQLVKYTLLANGVEDEVALIAKAFIILAAVYVQQARKE, from the coding sequence ATGAGCGTGCAGGACCTGGACCGTCCCGGCGGCGGCTTTGCCTGGAAACCCTTTCTGCGGGACAACGGGGGGATCGTGGCGCTGGTCGTGATCCTTTTATTCAACGCGATCTTTACCCCGAACTTCCTGCAGGCGCAGACGCTGTTCGTAAACATCTCTCAGGTAGCGACGATCGCCATCGTGGCGATGGGCATGACCCTGGTGATCGCCACCGGCGGCATCGACCTGTCGGTGGGCGCGGTCATGGCGCTGTCGGGCGCGCTGGCCCCGCTGATCTTTCTGTCGGACTGGGCGCAGGGATCGCCGACCCTGGGCCTGATCGCGGCAATCATGTTGCCGATGCTGGCGGCGCTGGCCTGCGGATTGTTCAATGGCTTGATGGTCTCGATCCTGAAGGTTCAGCCCATTATCGCCACGCTGATCCTGTTCATCTCGGGCCGGGGCATTGCCCAGGTGCTGACCAACGGCAACCTGCAGACGTTCAGCAACCCGCAGTTCAGCTATCTGGGCACGGGCCGGGTTCTGGGCCTGCCGTTCCAGGGCTGGCTGGCGCTGGCCATTGCGGTGGTTCTGTTCCTGGTCATGACGCGCACCGCCTTTGGCCGCTACGTGCTGGCCGTGGGCGGCAACGAGCGGGCCGCCGCCCTGTCGGGCGGGCCGGTGCGCCGGGTCAAGGTGGGGGTCTACATGATCTGCGCCGGGCTGTCGGGTCTGGCCGGTCTGATCGTGGTGGCCATCAACTCTGCCTCGGATGCGGCCCGCAACGGGCAGCTGATGGAGCTGGACGCGATTGCCGCCGCCGTCGTGGGGGGGGCCCTGCTGCAAGGCGGCCGCGCCCCGATCTTTGGCGCCATCCTGGGGGCCGTGATCATCCAGCTTGTCAAATACACCCTGCTTGCCAATGGCGTCGAGGATGAGGTCGCGTTGATCGCGAAGGCCTTCATCATCCTGGCCGCCGTCTATGTGCAACAGGCCCGGAAGGAGTGA